The genomic interval ATTTTAGAAATGTTAGGATTATGTTTAGATAAATTATATGTAAAAAAAATTTTTTGAATGAATTTTTATTCTAAATAATAAAAAAAAATTTGAATCAAATTCAACTTTATATTTATATCATATTGTTCATTTTTTCTATCTCTATTTTTTACGGAAAAGAAAATGATGATATAATACATCATAAAAATAAAAATGATTTCTTTTTTTTGAAAGATGTTTTAAAATACAAATCAAATATACAAGAACATGATATAAAAAAAGGAAAATCATATTTAAGAGGACGAGCTACTATAGAATATGATAATTCAAAAATTGAAGCGGATTATATAGAATTAGATTGGAAAAATGGAAATTTATACGCAAACTCAAAAGAAAAATCTGTTTTTTTACAAAATAAAAATCACCAATATTTTTTTAGTAAAATTCATTTTGATTTAAAAAATAAAATAGGAGAAGCAAAAAATTTTTATACAAAAGAAGAAAATCATATTGTGATAGCTGATGATATTTTTCAAAAAAAAGAAGATATATTAATGAAAAAAGTAACATACATATCAGATCCTTTTTTTTTAAAAAATAAAGATAATTTTCCTGATTTTTATTTAAAAACAGATTATTTAAAATATTCTTATTCAAAAAAATATATTCTTTCTGGACCAATTTTTTTTTATTGGTACAGAGTTCCATTGCCTATTTTTTTTCCTTTTTTGTATATGCCTATAAAATTTAATAAAGCATATTATAGTATTATATATCCAAAATTCGGAATTCAAAAAAAAAGAATTTACATGGAAGATCTGGGGTTATTTTTTCCCATTTCTGATTTATTAAATTTTAGGATAAATACTTCTATATATAATACTGAACAATGGAAAATTAAAACAAAAATAGAATATAAATTAAAAGCGGATCATTATGGATTTATCAATTTTGATTATCAAAATATGTCCAATCAACATAAAAATTATTTATTTCAATGGAAACATAATTCAGATTTGAAATCAAATCCAAAAATAAATTTCAATGCAAGTATTAATTATGATAATATTTTTTTACATAATGAAAATTTTTCTTATATCAATATAAGAAAAAAGTTATCTAATTATTTATGGTTTATGGATATTTATATGATTCAAAATCATGAGAAAAAAGAAATAAAATTTATAATTCCAGAATTAATTTTACATACAAAAAATATACTATTTCATGATAAAAAAAATTTATTTTTAAATCATATAAACATTGAAAATGAATTTCATTTTCAAAATTATATAGATTATCAAAAAACAAAGTATTTTCATGCTGAATTTAATCACAATATGAGCATGACTGCTTATTTTCCTTTTTTTTATCCTTATTTAAGAATTTCATCTAAAATTTTATATAAGGATTTTTATGCATGGGATTTTCCTTATTTTCATATTTCAAGTCTTCAAGAAATGGATGTTTCAACAAACATTCTCTCTATTCCGTTTTATAAAATATGGAAATTAAAAGATACTTTACTATTAAAACATGAAATAAAACCGATTCTATCTTTTCATATGATATATTTTTCTCCTGTTTTTTATAACGCAAAAAATCATTTAAAAAAAAGAATAAATTTTATTTTAAATGACAATTGGATAATAAAAAATACACGGAATTGTATGGGGGTTTGTAAACAAATAGAAATTTTCAAAGAAATTAATTCCTCATTTATTGTTGATCATAATTTTATAAAATGGGAGAATTTTCATATTATGGGAAATACTGGTTTAACAAAAAATTTGGAAGCAAAATATAAAGTGGGAATAAATTTTTTGGAAAAAAAACACAAAATGATATATTTTGATTTTTCTTTTTCTTCTAATTATGACATTACTTTTTTTCCTATAAAAAATAAATTTCAAAAAAAAGGAAAAAATCGTTATGATTACTTTTTTTTTGATCAAAAAAATTATGCTAAATACCCAATTCCGTTTAATTTAAAAATTGACTTTCATTCCAATTATGAAAATTTTTTAGATAAAAAGAAATTATTTTATACTTTTTTAAGTTTTAATGGGTCTGTAAATATTACGAAATATTGGAAAATTAGTTTTCATACAGATTACGATTTATTAAAAAATAAAATAATATTAGCAAATATTATTTTTGGTAGGGATTTAAGAAGCTTTGAAATGAGTTTTAATTGGAATATCGTAAAAAATTCTTCCTGGTATTTTTTCATAGGATTGAAAGACCCTTATTTAAAAAATATCATACAGTATAATGAAAAAAACTAATTATTAATTAAAAATTATGATACCAAAAAAATTTTCAATAGAAAAGATCCCATCTTATGGACCATATAATACATGTGTTCTTGTTGGAGGTTTTTTATTCGTTTCCGGACAAATAGCTATAGATCGAAATACAGAAAAATTAGTTTCAGATAACATAGAAATAGAAACAAGAAAAGTTATGGAGAATATAAAAATTATTCTTTCAGAAAATGGAATAGGATTTAAAAATGTAATCAAAACTTCTGTTTTTGTAACAGATATGAATTTTTTTCCAAAAATAAATAATGTATATTCTAAGTTTTTTCATGAAGGAGATTATCCAGCGAGAGAAACTATACAAGTTTCTGGTCTTCCTAAGAACGCCAATGTTGAAATATCTTTAATAGCATATAAAAATTAATTATTTATTATAATCAATTGTGAAATATGAATTTTTAATTTTTGTTATTTTTTTATTATTCTCATTAAACAAAACATTTTCTAATTCCGATGAATTATTTTTGAATAAAACAAAAGGAGTTATACAAATAATTCATGCAGATATAATACAAAACAATAATAATAATCAAATTTTCGTTTTAATAGGAAACGTTCATTTAAAATATGAAAAGTATCATATTTTCTGTGATCAGGTTAGATATCACAAAAAAAAGAATAAATTTTATGGACATGGGAATGTCAGACTAGAATCAGAAAAAAATAAAATAATCTCTCAAAACATAGTCGGAAATTTTTTTGATTTTCAATTATCAGGAAATGTAATTTTATATCAGGATAAAATAAAATTAACAGCAGATGTAATGAATTTTAATTTTAAAAGAAAGCAGCTTCAAGCTATAAACGATGTTGTTCTGTTTTTTAATAAAATTAAATTAAAAACTAATATATTAGAATATAATTTTATACTAAACCAAGTTTTTTACAAAAAAAAAAGTATTATTTATTATGGAGATTATACCATATGTAGTCAAGAGGGTTTTTTTTACATTAATGAAAAAAAAATAGAGTTAAAAGATAAAATAAAATTGATTAGTAAAAATTATACTGTATATGCTAATACGTTAGAATATCTGTTCAAACAAGAACAGATCAATTTTTGTACTGCCATCATAATGCAAAATAAAAATACAAATTTTAATAATTTTATTTACACTAAAAAGGCAGTATTTTCAATTCAAAAAAAAATTTTTTTATTTAAAAATTATGTAAGTATTCATTATAATGGTAAAATTGTGAGAGGGAAATATTTGTTTTTCGATCAGAAAAAAAAATGTGGATTTATTCAAAATATTTTTATAGAAAATTCAAAAAATAGATGTTTTTTGATAAGCGGATATGGAAAATTTGATTTTCATTCTGGTTCTTTAATTTTAGAAAAAAATCCTAAAATTATAAAAATGACAAAAACCGATCCAGTTTTTCTTTATTCAAATATTTTAAAAATAAGTGTGAAAAAAAATAACGGATATTCAATTCAAGCTTTTTCTGTTAAAAGTTTTTTTTTGAATGAAAATATTCAAGGAAAATGCGATTTTTTCAATTATGAATCTTCAAATGATTATATACAATTTGATGGAAATCCCATATTTTGGAATAAAAATCAACAAATTTCTGGAAAAATTATATATGTTTATTTTCGAAATAATAATTCTTTAAAATGTGTAAAAATTGTAAAAAATGCTTTTTACACAGAAAAAATGAACTCAGAAAAATTTAATCAGATAGAAGGAGATGTTATGATTGGCTTTTTTAATAAAAAAAATTATTTAGAAGAAGTGATGATTCAAGGAAATATTAATAGTATTATTTATCCTGATCCTGATCAAAAAATAATTAATAGGTTATCTTGTGAGATTTTATCAATATATTTAGATCAATCAAAAAAAATAGAAAAAATTTCTTGTACAAAAGGAGCACGTTCAGAATTGATTCCAATACACAAAGAAAGTCCTAAGGGGTTGCTTTATCTTTCTAAGTTTTTTTGGAAAGAAAAAGAGAAACCAAATAAAAAACTTTTTATGTATCAAGAAATATACAAATATAAAAAAGAAAGCTTGCTAGAAGAAAAAGAAATTAAAGCTATGATAAAAAACAAATAGAATAAAATTCTTATGAAAAAATTAGAAAAAGATTTTTTTCAATATCAAACTCAAATCAATCCATATCCTATGAATATTATGGTAAATTATGCTGAAGGTAGTTATATTTATGGAATAAATGGAAAAAAATATCTAGATTTTGTAGCAGGTGTTTCCGTAAATGTATTGGGGCATGGAAATAAAAAAATAAAAGAAGCTATAAAAAAACAAGTAAATAAATATTTACATACTATGGTATATGGAGAGTTTATACAAACTCCTTGTATAAAGCTTTGCAAAAAAATATCAGAAAATATTCCACATCCACTTACTACTACTTATTTAGTTAATTCGGGAACAGAAGCAGTAGAAGGAGCTTTAAAATTAGCTAAATGTTATACGGGAAGAGAAGAAATTATATCCTGTAGATATTCTTATCATGGAAGCACTCATGGTTCTATGAGTATTATGGGATATGAAAATTATAAAAGACCTTTTAGACCTTTGTTGCCTTTAGTTAAATTTATCACATTTAATCATATAGAAGAATTAATTAATTCTATTACAGAAAAAACTGCTTGTGTAATTTTAGAAACTATTCAATGTTCTTCTGGAATTATATTACCTGATAATTTTTTTTTGAAAGAAGTAAGAAAACAGTGTGATAAAAAAAAAGCTTTAATGATACTTGATGAAATTCAAACTGGATTTGGAAGAACAGGGAAACTTTTTGCATTCGAGCATTATGAAATTGTTCCTGATATCCTAATAATGGGAAAAGGAATGGGGGGAGGAATGCCTATCAGTGGTTTTGTCTCATCCAAAAAAATTATGAAAACTTTTATTGAGATTGCTCCTTTAGGACATTTAACTACTTTTGGAGGAAATGCTGTTTCAGCTTCTGCTTCTTTAGCTACTTTAAATCAACTAATCAATTCCAATATTATGGAAAAAGTCCCAATGAAAGAGAAGTGGATTAGGGAATGTTTGATTCATCATGAAATCAAGAATATTCATGGTAAAGGTCTTTTTTTATCTTTTGAATTAAAAAATAAAGATACAGTGGAAAAATTTTTCAAAAATTGTATAAAAAAAGGATTAATATTATTTCGTTTTCTATTTCATAGTAATTTTGTACGTATATCTCCTCCATTGACTATCACAAAAAAGGAAATTCAAAAAGGATGCTCTATTATTATTGAAAGTTTAAATCAACTTTAAAAAAATAATGTAATTGAGATTTTTTATTGAATTAGCTTATAATGGTAAATATTTTTTTGGATGGCAAATTCAAAAAAAAGTAAGTACAGTAGAAGAAAAATTAGAATATTGTTTATCAAAATTATTAAAAACGTCTATAAATGTTGTAGGCGCTAGTAGAACGGATAAAGGTGTTCATGCTAAACAAATGTTTGCTCATTTTGATTATGAAGAAAAAATCGAAAATAATTTTGTAGATAGATTAAATATTTTTTTACCTAACTCGATTAGAGTCTTCAATATTTTTCCAGTAAAAAAAAATCTTCATGCAAGATTTGATGCTATAAAACGAACATATAAGTATTATTTAACACAAGAAAAAAACCCATTCAATCAAGATTTCTCTTGGTACTGCTTTTATCCGATAAATATTCAAAAAATGAATATTGCTTCAAAAAAGCTTGTAGAATATAAGGATTTTAGTTCCTTTTGTAAAAAAAAAAGAACTAATGAAAATGCAAATAATATATGTCAAATTTATCATGCTTATTGGTCCGAGGATAATAATGTTTTATGTTTTACTATTGAAGCTAATCGATTTTTAAGATCTATGGTTAGGTCGATTATAGGTACCCTGATTGATGTAGGGAGAAACAAAATTAGTATCGATGAATTTACAAAGATTATAGAATTAAAAAATTCTAATTTTTGCAAATTGATAGTTCCTGCATGTGGTTTATTTCTGACTCAGATTCTTTATCCAGAAGATATTTTTTTATGAAAGAAAATTTGAAGAAAAAAAAATCCTCTTTAAAACAGTTGATTATAATTAGTTTAAATTATAAATTGATATTAATATTAACAATTATTACTTCTATATTAATTTCTTTTATTTCTGCTTATCGCCCTAAATTAATACAAAAGGCTATAGATATTCATATTCTTTATAAAGATTTTTTAGGATTAAAAAATATATTGATGTTAATAATTATACTTCTTTTTTTAGAAAGTATATTTCATTTTATTTTATTATATCTATCTAATGTATTAGCTCAAAATGTAATTGAAAGAATAAGAATTCTTTTATTTGATAAATTATTGCATTTTAAAAATTCTTTTTTTAATAAAACTCCAATAGGAAAATTAGTATCTTATTCTATATCAGATATAGAAACGATAACTGTCATATTTAATGATGGAATTTTACTTGTTTCTGGAGATGTTTTAAGGATTATTATGATTATTATTATGATGTACACAGTTCATCAAAAACTATCTTTTATAGTTTTTCTAACTATTCCTTTTATGTATATCATAACTCGTTTTTTTCAAAAAACGTTAAAAAAAACGTTTCATGAAGAACGGATTCAAACCTCACGTTTGAATAGTTTTTTACAAGAAAACATCATAGGAATGTCTATTATTCAGCTTTTTCATAAGGAAAAAAAGGAATATTCAAAGTTTGAGTCTATTAATCGTAATTTAATGAATGCTCATTTTAAAACTATTTTTTATTTTTCTATCTTTTTTCCTATAGTAGAAATAATTTCTGCAATAACAATAAGTATCATCATATTTTATGGAGGATTTCATGCTATTGAAGTAGGGAACGTTAAACCAGGACAAATTATCGCTTTTATTTTTTTCATTTATCTTCTTTTTCGTCCCATGCGACAAATAGCTGATAGATTTAATATTATACAAAGAGGAATTGCTGGAATAGAACGTATATTTTCTATATTAAATTCTGAAGAAATCATTATTAATAGAGGAAATTTTCGTTTTGAAAAATTAAAAGGACATATTGTATTTAATAATGTTTATTTTTCTTATATAGATGATGAAATGGTATTAAATGGAGTATCTTTTGATATTCAACCAGGAGAAAAAGTTGCTATAGTAGGATCAACAGGTTCGGGGAAATCTACGATTACTCATTTGATATCTAGATTATATGAAATAAAAAAAGGAAATATTTGGATCGATGGACATTCTATTCAAGATATAGAATTGAAAAATTTAAGATCTCATATAAGAGTAGTAACACAAGACACTTTTTTATTTAATGATTCAATTATTAATAATATTACTTTAGGGGATCCATCTATTAGTGTTGATAAAGTAGAAAATATGGCAAAAAAAATAGGAATACATAATTTTATTACATCATTACCTAATGGATACAAATCTATTGTAAAAGAAAGAGGTAATTTACTTTCTCTTGGGGAAAAACAATTGATTTCTTTTTTAAGAGTACAAATGCATCCTTATTCTGTTCTTATATTAGATGAAGCGACTGCATCTTTGAATAAAGAATTAGAAAAAATGATTTATCATGCTACAGATCTTTTAACTAAACATAAAACTTCGATTATCATTACTCATCGTCTTTCCACATTAGAAAATGCTGATAAAATATTAGCGATTGATAAAGGATACATTGTAGAAAAAGGAACTCATAAAGAATTAATTCAATTAAATGGATACTATGCTGGATTATATAAAGAATCTTTTAGCAAAAAAAATTAACAATTATATTTTAAATAATAAGTTTTTTTTAAAATTTCTTTTGCCCAATTTATTATTTTGTCTTTTTTTTTGAAATTTATTACAAAGTCTTTTAATGTACTGTAGTCTTTTTCAAAAGACGCTGATTTAGATGGAATTTCATCCAATAATTTGATTATGATAAATGCTTCTTTTCCGTTTATAATTTCCTTATAAGGATTAGTCATTTTTCCTCTTTTTAAAAAAAGGAACGTTTTTTTCATATTTTTTGATAGTTTATTTTCTTCTATCCAAATACGCTTCTGGATCATTACATCAACTATTTTATTTTTATTCAATAAATTAGGTATTTTATCTAAATCTATTTTATTATTAAAAAAACGTTTTTTAAAGGATTCTGCAAATAATTTTGTTTTATGTAATTCATATTTTGAATATTTAGGTTTTATTAAAATGTGTCTAAAATCAATCTCATCTTTTTTTCTTTTTTCTAGTTTAATAAGATGAAAACCTAAATCCGTTTCAAACGGTTCAGATATTTCTCCTTCTTTTAAAGCAAGGACTAAATGTCTAAATTTTTGTGGAAGATTATTTATCTTTATCCCCTTTATATTTATAAAACCTCCCTTTAATGCTGAAGAATCATCTTCAGAAAATAAAATAGCTTTAGTGGAAAAATCAGTATCAGAATGTATTTCTTTTTTTATTTTATTTAAAAAATCAATTATTTTTTTTTTGTTAATATCACTTAATTTTGGATAGAATATTATATAAGAAATACATATCTTTTTCGGAAAAATAGGGATTTTATTCTGTTTAAAAAAATATTTAACTTCTTCAGGAGAAGTTTCCACATCATCCGTTATTTTTTTATAAAATATTTCTGTATACTGTTTGTTTTTAATTTTTTCAGTTAATTCTTTTAAGAAATCCTTATTTTCAAGTTGTGTTAAAAATTCTTCTTGATTTACATATTTTTCCCTCATTTCTGATAGAAATGCTTGAGTTTTCAATTCTAATTCTTGATCGTTGATTTGTATACTTTCATCTTTTTTAGCATAATAAAGCATTAATTTCTGAATTATAAAATTATTTAAACCATCAGTATTGCAAAACGATTTTTTATCATCACTATTCTTTATATCAGAATCTAAAATAATATCGTTTCCTATGACTGCAAAAATCCCACTTATCTTTTCTAAATCAGAAGAATTAGAATAAGAAAAATAACTACATATAAATGCAATAAAAAAACATTTTATAATAAAATTATTCATCACATACAAATATTCATATTTTTTTCTTTTTTTCAAAAAAAATCATTGATTTATGACTTTGGAAGCCAAAAATATATGTAAAAAGTATAAAAATAAACATATTATAAATAATATTTCAATTCAATTGAACAAAGGAGAAATAGTAGGATTAATAGGTCCTAATGGTGCAGGAAAAACAACTTCTTTTTATATTATGGTCGGTTTAATTAAACCAGACAAAGGAAAAATATTTCTTTTCAATCAGGATATTACATCAAAACCAATGTATAAACGTTCAAAAAAAGGAATTGGTTATTTATCTCAAGAACCATCTATATTTAGGAAACTATCTGTGGAAGATAATATTTTATGCATATTAGAAATGTATAAAATATCAAATCAAGAGAGAAAAAAAATAGTAGAAAAATTAATTGAAGAATTAGGATTGCAAAAAATACGAAATCATCGAGGAGATCTTATTTCTGGAGGAGAACGAAGACGAACCGAAATTGCTAGATGTTTAGCTATAAATCCTAAATTTATTCTTTTAGATGAACCTTTTTCTGGAATCGATCCAATTTCTATAGAAGAATTACAAAAAATAATTCTTTCTCTTAAAAAAAAAAATATAGGTATATTAATTACAGATCATAATGTACAAGAAGTTTTTACAATAACAGATCGTATTTATTTAATATTTAATGGAAAAATCATGAAATGTGGGTCCACTACAGAAATTATGCAAGATTCTGTAGTAAGAAAAATTTATTTAGGAAATAGAATTATAAATTTTAAAAAGAAATGAATCACAGGTTTCATGGTCCTGAAGTGGGATTATTTCTAAATGGAGAAATTCCTCCTTTTTCAGGAAAAAAATTTCTTTCTTATAAAAAAATATTTGCAGCAGATGGGGCTTTTTATTATTTAAGTGCATTTGGAATTTCAGTAGATTATATAATTGGTGATTTTGATTCTATTTCAAAAAATGATATCCCTATAGAAACTCGTTTATTGAATGCTTGTGATCAAAAATATACTGATTTTGATAAAGCTTTAAATATCATTTATCATAAAGGATTTTTTAATATAAATGTTTGGGGTGCAAGTGGAATGGAACAAGATCATTTTTTAGGAAATTTATCTATAGCTTTAAAATATAAAAAAAAGTTATCTATCATGTTTCATGATAAATATCACTGCTATTTTTTTTCTGATAAAAAAACTTCTTTTTATCAGAAAAAAAATAAAAAAGTATCTTTATTTCCATTTCCTAAAGTAGAAGGATTGTCCACTTGTGGACTAAAATATTTTATAGATAAAGGATCATTACAAATAGGAAAAAATATAGGGATCAGAAATGAAGCCTTTAATCATAAAATAGAAATCAATTATAAAAAAGGAGAATTATTGATCTTTATAGAAAAATAAAATTTTGTATTTGTAAAAAATTAATCATTAAACTTTTTAAGTTTATTGATCATGTTTTTTACATGATCTGCAGATTTTATTAAAAGATCATTTTCTTTACGATTTAATTGCAATTCTATAATTTTTTCTATTCCAGATTTTCCTATAATAGATGGAACTCCCAAATATATATTTTTTAATCCATATTGTCCTCTTAAAAAAACAGAACATGGAAAAATTCGCTTAGAATCCTTTAAAATAGACTCCGCTATTTTTATTACAGATGCACTGGGGGCCATCCAAGCAGATGTTCCTAACAAATCAACTATTTCTTCTCCTCCTTTTTTTGTTTTTTCAACAATTGCATCATTTTCTTCTTCTGATAAAAATTCTTTAATAGGAATACCTGATACAGATGTATATCTATATAAAGGAACCATTGTATCCCCATGTCCTCCTAACAATAAAGATTGTATATCAATAGGAGAAATATTTAGTCTTTTTGATAAAAAAAAACGATATCTGGTAGAATCCAATATTCCAGCCATACCAATGACACGGGAAGAATCTATCTTTGCCGTCATATAACTTACATACGCCATAACATCTAATGGATTAGATACTATAATGAATTTAGCTTTTGGAGAGAAAAAAATAGATTTTTTAGTTACAGAACGGATAATTTCTGCGTTAGTCTGAATAAGATCGTCTCTACTCATTCCAGGTTTTCTAGGAATTCCAGAAGTAATAATGATAATTTCTGAATTTTTTGATTTAGAATAATCATTAGTTGTTCCAATAACTTTAGTATTTGATTCCGTCATAGGAAGCATTTGAGATATATCTAAGCTTTTTCCTTCTGAAAGTTTTTCTCTAATATCTAACAAAACAATTTTTCGGACTATATTTTTTTGAGCTAATAAACTAGCGCAAGAAGCTCCTACATTCCCCGCTCCAATAATAGTTACTTTCATTTTATTTTTTTATTTATTTAATGATAAGCTTATTTTTTACCTAAATTTGTAATAAATATTAAATATAAACACAATTTTTTTATTATAATGAAAGAGGATTACGTTAGAAGAAAAAAATTCTATTTTAGACATATAGGGCCATCCTATCGTGAAATTGATAACATGTTGAAAAAATTACAATGTTCTTCTATTAAGGATTTTGTAAATAAAACGGTACCCAAAGAAATACGTTTAAAAAGAAAATTAAATCTTCCCAACTCTATTTCTGAATATCAATATTTAAATCACATTTACAGAATAGGTAAAAAAAATAAAATTTATCGTTCTTATATAGGATTAGGATATAAAAATACTATAACTCCAAGTGTAATTCAAAGAAATATTTTGGAAAATCCTAGTTGGTACACGCCATATACTCCTTATCAATCAGAAATATCTCAAGGGCGTTTAGAAGCTTTAATTAATTTTCAAACTATGATTTCAGATTTAACCGGAATGAAAATTAGTAACGCTTCGATGTTAGATGAATCTACAGCAGCAGCTGATGCTATGTTCATGATTTTTCAAGAAAAAATAAAAAAAAAACAAATAGATAATAACTATTGTTTTTTTATTTCAGATGAAATTCTTCCACAAACTTTTGCTGTTTTAAAAACAAGATGTTTTGGGTTGGGAATACATATCATAAATGATACTCATAAAAATTTAAAAAGGAAATATAATAATAAAAAAATATTTGGATTGATAATATCTTATCCTTCTATTCTAGGAGAAATATATGATTATCGGGAAACAGTTGAATACGCAAAACGTCACAATATATCAATAATTGTTTCTACGGATCTTTTATCTTTATCTTTGTTAAAACCGCCTGGAGAATGGGGTGCTGATGTAGTTATCGGATCCAGTCAATCTTTTGGAATCCCTATGGGATATGGTGGTCCTCATGCTGCTTTTTTTTCCACTCATGAACAATATAAACGTTTTCTTCCTGGAAGAATTATCGGAATGTCTGTAGATAAAAAAAACAAAAAAGCTTTTCGTATGGCTTTACAAACAAGAGAACAACATATCAAAAGAGAAAAAGCCACTTCCAATATTTGTACATCGCAAGTCCTTCCTGCTGTAATGGCCTCTATGTATGCTTTATATCATGGAAAAAAAGGATTAATAGAAATAGCAAAATCTATTCATGAGTATGCTAAAAAATTGGAATTTTTATTGATTAATAATATCAATCATCTTTTTCAAGTGAATACTTTTTATTTTGATACTCTTAGAATTAAAACAGATCATATAAATACATTAAAAAAAGTGGCGGAACGTAAAAAAACTAATTTTAGATATGTAGATGAAAATCATTTAACTATTACTTTAGATGAAACAACCTGTCAAGAAGATATAAATCATATTCTATCAATTTTTCATGAATCATATAATAAAGATAAAAAAACGTATAAAAAAATAAAATACCATACGAGTATTCATGATAATGAGAAATATAAATTTCCAAATTTTTTTAAAAGAACTTCTAATTTTTTAGAACATAAAATTTTTCAAAGTTTTTATTCAGAAAATGAGCTGATGCGTTATATAAAGAGATTGGAAAAAAAAGATATTTCCTTGGTTCATTCCATGATTCCACTTGGATCATGTACCATGAAACTAAATGCTTCTGCGGAATTATTTTCTTTAAGTCAACACGAATGGAAAAATATACATCCTTTTGTCCCTAAAAAACAAGCAATGGGATATCATATTATTATTCGGAATTTAAAAAAATATTTGAAAGAAATTACTGGGTTTTCTGGTGTTTCTTTACAACCCAATTCAGGGGCTCAAGGAGAATATGCTGGACTTATGGTTATAAAACATTA from Blattabacterium cuenoti carries:
- a CDS encoding ABC transporter ATP-binding protein, with amino-acid sequence MKENLKKKKSSLKQLIIISLNYKLILILTIITSILISFISAYRPKLIQKAIDIHILYKDFLGLKNILMLIIILLFLESIFHFILLYLSNVLAQNVIERIRILLFDKLLHFKNSFFNKTPIGKLVSYSISDIETITVIFNDGILLVSGDVLRIIMIIIMMYTVHQKLSFIVFLTIPFMYIITRFFQKTLKKTFHEERIQTSRLNSFLQENIIGMSIIQLFHKEKKEYSKFESINRNLMNAHFKTIFYFSIFFPIVEIISAITISIIIFYGGFHAIEVGNVKPGQIIAFIFFIYLLFRPMRQIADRFNIIQRGIAGIERIFSILNSEEIIINRGNFRFEKLKGHIVFNNVYFSYIDDEMVLNGVSFDIQPGEKVAIVGSTGSGKSTITHLISRLYEIKKGNIWIDGHSIQDIELKNLRSHIRVVTQDTFLFNDSIINNITLGDPSISVDKVENMAKKIGIHNFITSLPNGYKSIVKERGNLLSLGEKQLISFLRVQMHPYSVLILDEATASLNKELEKMIYHATDLLTKHKTSIIITHRLSTLENADKILAIDKGYIVEKGTHKELIQLNGYYAGLYKESFSKKN
- a CDS encoding peptidylprolyl isomerase is translated as MKKRKKYEYLYVMNNFIIKCFFIAFICSYFSYSNSSDLEKISGIFAVIGNDIILDSDIKNSDDKKSFCNTDGLNNFIIQKLMLYYAKKDESIQINDQELELKTQAFLSEMREKYVNQEEFLTQLENKDFLKELTEKIKNKQYTEIFYKKITDDVETSPEEVKYFFKQNKIPIFPKKICISYIIFYPKLSDINKKKIIDFLNKIKKEIHSDTDFSTKAILFSEDDSSALKGGFINIKGIKINNLPQKFRHLVLALKEGEISEPFETDLGFHLIKLEKRKKDEIDFRHILIKPKYSKYELHKTKLFAESFKKRFFNNKIDLDKIPNLLNKNKIVDVMIQKRIWIEENKLSKNMKKTFLFLKRGKMTNPYKEIINGKEAFIIIKLLDEIPSKSASFEKDYSTLKDFVINFKKKDKIINWAKEILKKTYYLKYNC
- the mdh gene encoding malate dehydrogenase, with product MKVTIIGAGNVGASCASLLAQKNIVRKIVLLDIREKLSEGKSLDISQMLPMTESNTKVIGTTNDYSKSKNSEIIIITSGIPRKPGMSRDDLIQTNAEIIRSVTKKSIFFSPKAKFIIVSNPLDVMAYVSYMTAKIDSSRVIGMAGILDSTRYRFFLSKRLNISPIDIQSLLLGGHGDTMVPLYRYTSVSGIPIKEFLSEEENDAIVEKTKKGGEEIVDLLGTSAWMAPSASVIKIAESILKDSKRIFPCSVFLRGQYGLKNIYLGVPSIIGKSGIEKIIELQLNRKENDLLIKSADHVKNMINKLKKFND
- a CDS encoding thiamine diphosphokinase, which encodes MNHRFHGPEVGLFLNGEIPPFSGKKFLSYKKIFAADGAFYYLSAFGISVDYIIGDFDSISKNDIPIETRLLNACDQKYTDFDKALNIIYHKGFFNINVWGASGMEQDHFLGNLSIALKYKKKLSIMFHDKYHCYFFSDKKTSFYQKKNKKVSLFPFPKVEGLSTCGLKYFIDKGSLQIGKNIGIRNEAFNHKIEINYKKGELLIFIEK
- the lptB gene encoding LPS export ABC transporter ATP-binding protein, producing MTLEAKNICKKYKNKHIINNISIQLNKGEIVGLIGPNGAGKTTSFYIMVGLIKPDKGKIFLFNQDITSKPMYKRSKKGIGYLSQEPSIFRKLSVEDNILCILEMYKISNQERKKIVEKLIEELGLQKIRNHRGDLISGGERRRTEIARCLAINPKFILLDEPFSGIDPISIEELQKIILSLKKKNIGILITDHNVQEVFTITDRIYLIFNGKIMKCGSTTEIMQDSVVRKIYLGNRIINFKKK